Genomic DNA from Bacillota bacterium:
CCAGCAGCTGTAAGGACAACGTCAAATTCTGTCTGCTCCTCTTCCTCCGGCGCGGCAGCAACACCGGCAGCCGGGGCGGCCACAGCCATGGGAGCAGAAGCTGAGACACCAAACTCCTCTTCCAAGGCCTTAACCAGTTCCGACAGTTCCAATACACTCATGCCTTTAATGACTTCAATGATTTCTTCCTTTGTCATTTTGTTCCCTCCTTAAATCTTGAGCCCTAGGCCCCTAGCCGGCCATTTG
This window encodes:
- the rplL gene encoding 50S ribosomal protein L7/L12, which codes for MTKEEIIEVIKGMSVLELSELVKALEEEFGVSASAPMAVAAPAAGVAAAPEEEEQTEFDVVLTAAGQKKIQVIKVVREITGVGLKDAKDLVDSAPRAIKEKVSKEEAEAVKAKLVEAGAEVEIK